The following proteins come from a genomic window of Campylobacter coli 76339:
- a CDS encoding FIG000605: protein co-occurring with transport systems (COG1739), which produces MQTIDQIFQAQIEIKKSTFLSYLCPFRDFKNLLVNLKKEHPKAVHFVYAYRTLNEYNQIIEDKSDDGEPKGTSGIPSLNVLRGYDLINTAVITVRYFGGTKLGTGGLVRAYSDAANAAINNASLLAFEFKKNIKIAIDFKNLNRFEHFLRTHSLEFERDFKNEKVILNLNLNEEEEQKFEIFCTKFTPFEIEKL; this is translated from the coding sequence ATGCAAACAATTGATCAAATTTTTCAAGCACAAATTGAAATTAAAAAATCTACTTTTTTATCCTATCTTTGCCCTTTTAGGGATTTTAAAAATTTGCTTGTAAATTTAAAAAAAGAACATCCTAAGGCTGTTCATTTTGTTTATGCTTATCGAACTTTAAATGAATACAATCAAATCATAGAAGATAAAAGCGATGATGGCGAGCCTAAGGGTACTTCAGGCATACCCTCTTTAAATGTTTTAAGGGGATATGATCTTATCAATACCGCAGTCATCACTGTAAGATATTTTGGTGGCACTAAACTTGGGACAGGAGGGCTTGTAAGAGCTTATAGTGATGCAGCAAATGCGGCGATTAACAATGCTTCCTTGCTGGCTTTTGAATTTAAAAAAAATATTAAAATCGCCATAGACTTTAAAAATCTCAATCGATTTGAACATTTTTTAAGAACTCACTCTTTGGAATTTGAGCGAGATTTTAAAAATGAAAAAGTGATTTTAAACTTAAATTTAAACGAAGAAGAAGAGCAAAAGTTTGAAATCTTTTGCACCAAATTTACACCTTTTGAAATAGAGAAATTATAA